A region of the Desulfovibrio litoralis DSM 11393 genome:
TTATAATAAAATTAAGACCATTGCAAAACTATGTTTTGAGTCGTTTTTCTAGTGTTTTATAGAATTTTATTTTTAGATTAATATAATATTTTTTTGAGTTTTTTACTTGATTATGCAAGATTTATTAAATTCTCCGAGGGCAAAAAAAAGCCTTGGTCAAAACTTTTTACAAGATAAAAATATTGCCACAAAAATTGTTAATGCTTTAGGTATAACGCATGATGACAACGTTTTGGAAATAGGTCCGGGTCCCGGTGCGTTGTCTAGTCTTATTTTACAACAGAATCCGTCTTTGTTCTTTATGTTGGAAAAAGATTATCATTGGGCAAGAGTGCGTTTTGATGAAGTGAAAAATAGCCTTAAAGAGAAAGAGGCTCAAAAACATCAAGTTATTTTGGGCGATGCGTTAAATTTTGATTGGGAACGCTTTGGACCAGATTGGAAGTTTATAGGAAACCTTCCTTATAATATTGCTTCGCCGATTATGTGGGATTTATTAAGTAATCATAATGGTTTTAAACGTGCTGTATTTATGATTCAAAAAGAAGTAGCAGAACGTATCATTGCGAAACCTGATACGAAAGCCTATGGTGCTTTATCAATCTGGCTACAAACTTTTACTTGTCCCAAAATACTGTTTCATGTTCCTCCTCATGTATTTTTTCCTGCACCAAAGGTTACTTCAAGCGTAATTTGTTTTGAACCTTTAAAGAATGAATTTTCGCCAGAAGATAAAAGTATTTTAAATAAACTGCTTTCTTTTTGTTTTCAAAGAAGACGAAAACAACTACAAAATATTTTTAAAGAGTTTTTTGGAGACAATGGACTGATATTTTTAGATAAATGCGATATAAAACACAGCCTGCGTCCTGAAAATTTAACTTGTAATGATTTTAAAAAACTTGTACAAATTATAAAAAATAAGAACAATGCTTGACTTTAATTAAAATATGATGTTTTTATAAAATGTATCTTTTATGGGATAACATGATTTTTTGCTTGCTTTATCGAGAAAAAATAAATATATGTTATTCGTTATGAGCGTACACAAGAAAACGGAGTAGATATTTTCGTTTGTTAAATGTCTACGTTTATGGTAAAAATATATCTTATTTTCCTAGGAGGAATTCCATGACTAAAGCTGACTTAGTAGATAAAATTGCTGCCAAATCTGAAACCACTAAAGTGAGTGCAGAACGTGCGTTAAACGCCTTTATCGAGTCTGTTCAAGAGATTCTTGTTCAAGAAGGTAAATTAACTCTTACAGGTTTTGGTACTTTTGTTGTTGAAGGCCGCAAAGAGCGTATCGGGCGTAACCCTCGTACTCGCGAACCTATTACTATTCCTGCTGTTAAAGTTGTAAAGTTTCGTCCCGGTAAGATTCTTAAAGAATCTGTAAAGTAAATTTAATGGAGGTGTGCCATGTTGCACGGAGAAACCATTCAAAGCCCATTACCCTTTGATATTCCTTGGTGGATGCCGGATCATGCAATATTCTTTGGGGTGCTTTATGCCGTATTGTTTGTAATTATGAGTGGTCTTGGCTACGTTATAATTAAATCATTGTCGCAGGCTTCCAAAGATGCAACTAAAGACGCAACCCAAGACGCACCTCATGGTGCAAAATGTTGCGACATGGAACACACAAGTTGCCATTAAAGTTTTTCTTTTTATTGTCTGATTTTTAGATAATAAAAAATGTTGAAGAGGGGAGGTGATATTTATGCCCGGTGTATACTTAAATGATGATGAATATAGTTTTGATATTGCTTTACGTCGTTTCAAAAAACAGATCGAAAAAGCAGGCATCCTCTCTGAGATGAAAAAACGTCAACATTATGAAAAACCAAGCGTAATGCGTAAAAAGAAAAAAGCTGCCGCCCGTAAGCGTTTGCTTAAAAAAATGCGTAGAAACGGCAACGCTTAGTTCTATGTATAGTTTTGTTGTTTAGATGATCTATCTCTAAATAATAATGAAATAGTTAATGCCCGGTTTGTCCGGGCATTTTACATTATATTGCCAGAAATATTTCCAGAATATATGGCTTAGAGCTTA
Encoded here:
- the rsmA gene encoding 16S rRNA (adenine(1518)-N(6)/adenine(1519)-N(6))-dimethyltransferase RsmA, which produces MQDLLNSPRAKKSLGQNFLQDKNIATKIVNALGITHDDNVLEIGPGPGALSSLILQQNPSLFFMLEKDYHWARVRFDEVKNSLKEKEAQKHQVILGDALNFDWERFGPDWKFIGNLPYNIASPIMWDLLSNHNGFKRAVFMIQKEVAERIIAKPDTKAYGALSIWLQTFTCPKILFHVPPHVFFPAPKVTSSVICFEPLKNEFSPEDKSILNKLLSFCFQRRRKQLQNIFKEFFGDNGLIFLDKCDIKHSLRPENLTCNDFKKLVQIIKNKNNA
- the rpsU gene encoding 30S ribosomal protein S21, with translation MPGVYLNDDEYSFDIALRRFKKQIEKAGILSEMKKRQHYEKPSVMRKKKKAAARKRLLKKMRRNGNA
- a CDS encoding HU family DNA-binding protein; its protein translation is MTKADLVDKIAAKSETTKVSAERALNAFIESVQEILVQEGKLTLTGFGTFVVEGRKERIGRNPRTREPITIPAVKVVKFRPGKILKESVK